In Monodelphis domestica isolate mMonDom1 chromosome 3, mMonDom1.pri, whole genome shotgun sequence, the following proteins share a genomic window:
- the LOC100019701 gene encoding mediator of RNA polymerase II transcription subunit 19-like has translation MENFTALFGTQTEPPPPPPAALGFGPGKPSTPPPPPPGGGPGTVPPPAAVPSAPGADKAAAGCGPFYLMRELPGSTELTGSTNLITHYNLEHAYNKFCGKKVKEKLSNFLPDLPGMIDLPGSHDNSGLRSLIEKPPILGGSFNPITGTMLAGFCLHAGPLPEQCRLMHIQPPKKKKHKHKQSRTQDPVPPETPSDSDHKKKKKKKEEDPERKRKKKEKKKKNRHSPEHPGMGSSQASSSSSLR, from the coding sequence ATGGAGAACTTCACAGCGCTCTTCGGTACCCAGACtgagccgccgccgccgccaccggcTGCGCTGGGCTTTGGGCCGGGGAAGCCCTCAACTCCGCCGCCACCTCCACCGGGCGGGGGCCCTGGAACGGTGCCGCCGCCCGCGGCGGTCCCATCTGCCCCCGGCGCTGACAAGGCCGCCGCTGGGTGTGGGCCTTTCTACCTGATGCGAGAGCTCCCAGGGAGCACAGAGCTGACGGGGAGTACCAATTTGATCACACACTACAACTTGGAGCACGCTTATAATAAATTTTGTGGgaagaaggtaaaggaaaagCTGAGTAATTTCCTGCCTGACCTGCCTGGAATGATTGACCTGCCTGGCTCCCATGACAACAGTGGCCTCCGCTCTCTCATCGAGAAGCCCCCCATCCTTGGGGGCTCTTTCAACCCTATCACTGGCACCATGTTGGCGGGTTTCTGCCTACACGCGGGCCCGCTGCCAGAACAGTGCCGCCTGATGCACATCCAACCCCCCAAGAAGAAGAAGCACAAGCACAAACAGAGCCGTACCCAGGACCCTGTCCCCCCAGAAACTCCATCCGATTCGGatcacaagaaaaagaaaaagaaaaaggaagaagatccTGAgcggaaaaggaagaagaaagaaaagaagaagaagaaccgACACAGTCCAGAGCACCCCGGTATGGGCAGCTCCCAGGCCAGCAGCAGCAGTAGCCTCCGTTAA